A single window of Trueperaceae bacterium DNA harbors:
- a CDS encoding branched-chain amino acid ABC transporter permease, which yields MIVALEVAANTLTQGSVYVLTAIGLTMVYGLLGILHVAHAAVYTFGAWMGFLTWRATGSFWLALLAGGAASGAAGVGIFEGVYRRIADRPKLVPLIASVGILIVASAVFERPFAIGTRRLPFRPDTGLPALETDLVYVGPTGVALILVAALVVAGLLVVFRRTRLGLDWRALSMDAEMAEAIGIPARLSMNLAFFLGSFLAGLGGVLVSGYEGRVFAAMGDVVSYKAFIVVVLGGLGNVPGAIVAAYLLAFIESFAITVFGYVLPRDAIGFTLLILVLMFRPQGLFARGA from the coding sequence ATGATCGTAGCGCTCGAGGTCGCCGCCAACACGCTGACCCAGGGCTCGGTCTACGTGCTGACCGCCATCGGCCTGACCATGGTCTACGGCCTGCTCGGCATCCTCCACGTGGCCCACGCGGCCGTGTACACCTTCGGCGCCTGGATGGGGTTCCTGACGTGGCGGGCGACGGGCTCGTTCTGGCTGGCCCTGCTCGCCGGCGGGGCGGCGTCCGGCGCGGCGGGAGTGGGCATCTTCGAGGGCGTGTACCGGCGCATCGCCGACAGGCCCAAGCTGGTCCCCCTCATCGCGAGCGTGGGCATACTCATCGTCGCCAGCGCCGTCTTCGAGAGGCCCTTCGCCATCGGCACCCGCCGGCTGCCGTTCAGGCCCGACACCGGCCTCCCCGCGCTGGAGACGGACCTCGTCTACGTGGGACCGACCGGGGTCGCGCTGATCCTCGTGGCAGCCCTCGTCGTTGCGGGCCTGCTGGTCGTCTTCCGTCGCACGCGTCTGGGCCTGGACTGGCGGGCGCTGAGCATGGACGCCGAGATGGCCGAGGCGATCGGCATACCGGCGCGCCTGAGCATGAACCTCGCGTTCTTCCTCGGCTCGTTCCTCGCCGGCCTGGGCGGGGTGCTCGTCTCCGGCTACGAGGGACGCGTCTTCGCCGCGATGGGCGACGTGGTCTCCTACAAGGCCTTCATCGTCGTCGTCCTGGGCGGCCTCGGCAACGTGCCCGGCGCGATAGTGGCCGCCTACCTGTTGGCCTTCATCGAGAGCTTCGCGATCACGGTCTTCGGCTACGTCCTGCCGCGCGACGCCATCGGCTTCACGCTCCTGATACTCGTGCTGATGTTCCGCCCGCAGGGGCTGTTCGCGAGGGGCGCCTAG